One Stenotrophomonas oahuensis genomic region harbors:
- a CDS encoding C39 family peptidase: MSICRLLCVLLLLLPMSRLHAGDVAFSGVLPNGGLFTQQVESMQERKFRNLVRQHTDYSCGAAALATILRYAYNLEADEATVIEGMMGVSDPELVHQRGFSLLDIKRYVESLGMRGRGYRVNEERLRSLRVPGLVLMDVRGFRHFVVLKQVRGDVVDLADPILGNRSIPVEEFLQSWPSRAVFIVIGSDFNRNTVLLQPGERPSARSLYARQGPITEAELVDFGFTHADLL, from the coding sequence ATGTCGATCTGCCGTCTGCTCTGTGTCCTGCTGTTGTTGCTGCCGATGAGTCGGCTGCACGCCGGCGACGTCGCCTTCAGCGGCGTGCTGCCCAATGGCGGGCTGTTCACCCAGCAGGTGGAGAGCATGCAGGAGCGGAAATTCCGCAACCTGGTGCGGCAGCACACCGACTACAGCTGCGGCGCGGCCGCCCTGGCCACCATCCTGCGTTACGCCTACAACCTGGAGGCGGACGAGGCCACGGTGATCGAGGGCATGATGGGGGTCTCCGACCCGGAGCTGGTGCACCAGCGCGGTTTTTCGTTGCTGGACATCAAACGTTACGTTGAATCGCTGGGCATGCGCGGACGCGGATACCGCGTCAACGAGGAGCGCCTGCGCTCGCTGCGTGTGCCCGGACTGGTACTGATGGATGTACGTGGTTTCCGCCACTTCGTGGTGCTCAAGCAGGTCCGTGGCGATGTGGTGGACCTGGCAGATCCCATTCTGGGCAACCGCAGTATTCCCGTTGAAGAATTTCTGCAGTCATGGCCGTCCCGCGCCGTGTTCATCGTGATCGGTAGCGATTTCAATCGCAACACGGTGTTGCTGCAGCCTGGTGAACGCCCCAGTGCGCGTTCGCTGTACGCCCGGCAGGGGCCGATCACCGAAGCGGAACTGGTGGATTTCGGCTTTACCCACGCCGACCTGCTTTAG
- a CDS encoding C40 family peptidase produces MTTADLTCKGQTATPRRLTRPALLAFALCLASLPAWAQTVPTAAPEAVETEATPAAEMTAAAKPKAAAPVRSKTDAAASATLAALLPHLAANDTIPLMDRSAMVAGDLSRLLANYDASNGTIVAADPAENGKVQSLLRRAMTLLGTPYRWGGTSPDSGFDCSGLVSYVFRTALGIELPRVSREMARDGEAQLINDRNALAAGDLVFFGRKGRVDHVGIYVGEGRFLHAPSTGKDVRVDSLVTGYWGGKFMQARRVEL; encoded by the coding sequence GTGACGACAGCCGACCTGACGTGCAAAGGCCAGACCGCCACCCCACGGCGTCTCACCCGCCCCGCTCTTCTCGCTTTCGCCCTCTGCCTGGCCAGCCTTCCGGCCTGGGCCCAGACGGTGCCGACGGCCGCCCCCGAGGCGGTTGAAACTGAGGCCACGCCGGCCGCCGAGATGACCGCCGCTGCCAAGCCGAAGGCTGCAGCGCCGGTCCGCAGCAAGACCGATGCCGCCGCCAGTGCCACGCTTGCCGCGCTGCTGCCGCACCTGGCTGCCAACGACACCATTCCGCTCATGGACCGCTCGGCGATGGTGGCCGGCGACCTGAGCCGCCTGCTGGCCAACTACGATGCCTCCAACGGCACCATCGTGGCCGCCGACCCGGCCGAGAACGGCAAGGTCCAGTCCCTGCTCCGCCGCGCCATGACCCTGCTGGGCACCCCGTACCGCTGGGGCGGCACCTCGCCGGACAGCGGTTTCGACTGCAGCGGCCTGGTCAGTTATGTGTTCCGCACCGCACTGGGCATCGAACTGCCGCGCGTCTCGCGCGAGATGGCCCGCGATGGCGAGGCCCAGCTGATCAACGACCGCAATGCGCTGGCCGCCGGCGATCTGGTGTTCTTCGGCCGTAAGGGCCGGGTCGACCACGTCGGCATCTACGTCGGCGAAGGCCGCTTCCTGCATGCCCCGAGCACCGGCAAGGACGTCCGCGTGGACAGCCTGGTCACCGGTTACTGGGGTGGCAAGTTCATGCAGGCCCGTCGCGTCGAACTCTGA
- a CDS encoding SDR family oxidoreductase, whose translation MKILILGGYGVFGGRLARLLSDLHGLELLICGRNLPAAQAFCDSYSGAPTVRPLRLDRAEVAAALEAEQPALVIDASGPFQDYGAQGYQVVEACIAARIPYLDFADAADFVFGIDRYDAQAKAAGIFVLSGVSSFPVLTAAVLREMAKAMDLQVVDGGIAPSPYAGIGLNVMRAVVGYAGSPVKLRRNGRPGQGMGLAESRRFTVAVPGKVPLRNLHFSLVDVPDLQVLPPEHPAMTDIWMGAGPVPEILHRVLNLLAKARARFHLPSLEPLSPLFYRVLNLMKFGEHRGGMYVRARGQHAGEPVELSWHLLAEGDDGPYIPSMAIEAVIRKLLGGERPADGARAATHALELADYEALFAGRSIHTGFRREQPGAALYPQLLGTAFETLPPQVQALHRDAQPRRWSGQAEIRRGRGVLARIVAAVIGFPKAGEAVPVTVSFAPERGGERWTRDFGGRRFSSWQRRGKGRNDYLLVERFGLIDVAIALVVDGDRLCLVSRRWSLLGVPLPKCLLPNGSTFESERDGQFVFDVEVAAPLIGLIVGYRGRLLPA comes from the coding sequence GTGAAAATTCTGATCCTGGGCGGATATGGCGTGTTCGGCGGACGGCTGGCACGCCTGTTGTCGGACCTGCACGGTCTGGAACTGCTGATCTGCGGGCGCAACCTGCCCGCTGCTCAGGCCTTCTGCGACAGCTACAGCGGCGCGCCAACGGTGCGTCCTCTGCGCCTGGATCGCGCCGAGGTGGCCGCTGCGCTGGAAGCGGAGCAGCCTGCGCTCGTTATTGATGCCTCCGGACCGTTCCAGGACTACGGTGCACAGGGCTATCAGGTGGTGGAAGCCTGCATCGCCGCGCGCATACCCTACCTGGATTTCGCCGACGCCGCCGACTTCGTGTTCGGCATCGACCGCTATGACGCGCAGGCAAAGGCTGCCGGCATCTTCGTGTTGTCCGGGGTGAGCAGCTTCCCGGTGCTGACCGCCGCGGTGCTGCGCGAGATGGCCAAGGCCATGGACCTACAGGTTGTCGATGGCGGCATTGCGCCTTCGCCGTATGCCGGCATCGGCCTGAACGTGATGCGTGCCGTCGTCGGATATGCGGGTTCGCCGGTGAAGCTGCGCCGCAACGGCCGGCCGGGGCAGGGCATGGGGCTGGCCGAGAGCCGTCGCTTCACCGTGGCCGTGCCGGGCAAGGTGCCGCTGCGTAACCTGCACTTCTCGCTGGTGGACGTCCCCGACCTGCAGGTACTGCCGCCGGAGCATCCGGCCATGACCGACATCTGGATGGGGGCCGGGCCGGTGCCTGAAATCCTGCACCGCGTGCTCAATCTGCTGGCCAAGGCGCGTGCACGCTTCCACCTGCCGTCACTGGAGCCGCTGTCGCCGCTGTTCTACCGGGTGCTGAACCTGATGAAGTTCGGTGAGCATCGCGGCGGCATGTATGTCCGCGCACGCGGTCAACACGCAGGCGAGCCGGTGGAGCTGAGCTGGCACCTGCTGGCCGAGGGAGACGACGGTCCGTACATTCCGTCGATGGCCATCGAGGCGGTGATCCGCAAGCTGCTGGGCGGTGAGCGACCCGCCGATGGCGCGCGGGCGGCCACGCACGCGCTGGAGTTGGCGGACTACGAAGCCCTGTTCGCCGGTCGTTCGATCCATACCGGGTTCCGGCGTGAGCAGCCGGGCGCTGCGTTGTATCCGCAACTACTGGGCACAGCCTTCGAAACGCTGCCGCCGCAGGTGCAGGCGCTGCATCGCGATGCGCAGCCGCGGCGCTGGAGCGGCCAGGCCGAAATCCGGCGTGGGCGTGGGGTGCTCGCACGCATCGTCGCTGCGGTGATCGGCTTCCCGAAGGCGGGCGAGGCGGTGCCGGTGACGGTGTCGTTCGCGCCTGAGCGCGGTGGCGAACGCTGGACCCGCGACTTTGGCGGCCGCCGTTTTTCGTCGTGGCAGCGACGTGGCAAAGGGCGCAACGACTATCTGCTGGTCGAACGTTTTGGGTTGATCGACGTGGCGATTGCGCTGGTGGTGGACGGCGATCGGCTGTGTCTGGTGTCGCGTCGCTGGTCGCTGCTGGGCGTGCCGTTGCCGAAGTGCCTGTTGCCCAACGGCAGCACGTTTGAGAGCGAGCGCGACGGGCAGTTTGTGTTTGATGTGGAGGTTGCCGCGCCGCTGATCGGATTGATCGTCGGCTACCGCGGAAGGCTGCTTCCGGCGTAA
- a CDS encoding FKBP-type peptidyl-prolyl cis-trans isomerase: protein MKIAKDSVVRFHYTVAEQGQDPIESSKDREPLAILIGHGNIIPGLENAMMDQEAGASFEVDVKAADAYGERREGLTQRVPKKHFGNAKLVPGQQVVLQTNFGPRAVTVEKVGMSVVDVDLNHPMAGKDLHFSVEIVDVREAQAEELEHGHVHGDGGHQH from the coding sequence ATGAAGATCGCAAAAGACAGTGTCGTCCGCTTCCATTACACCGTGGCCGAGCAGGGCCAGGATCCGATCGAAAGCTCCAAGGACCGTGAGCCGCTGGCGATCCTGATCGGCCATGGCAACATCATTCCGGGCCTGGAAAACGCCATGATGGACCAGGAAGCCGGTGCCAGCTTCGAAGTCGACGTCAAGGCTGCTGATGCCTACGGCGAGCGCCGCGAGGGCCTGACCCAGCGCGTGCCGAAGAAGCACTTCGGCAATGCCAAGCTGGTCCCGGGCCAGCAGGTGGTGCTGCAGACCAACTTCGGTCCGCGTGCGGTCACCGTTGAGAAGGTCGGCATGAGCGTGGTCGACGTCGACCTGAACCACCCGATGGCCGGCAAGGACCTGCACTTCTCGGTGGAGATCGTGGACGTGCGCGAAGCCCAGGCCGAAGAATTGGAGCACGGTCACGTGCACGGGGACGGCGGTCACCAGCACTGA
- the gorA gene encoding glutathione-disulfide reductase — translation MSMQYDYDLIVLGGGSGGLAAAFRAAQHGCRVAMLEPGELGGTCVNVGCVPKKAMWLAADLSGRIGLAAALGFDVPTRAALDWKELVVHRQAYIANIHASYLKRLNENGVVRVPRKGRLVDAHTVECSDGIRISGAHILIATGAHPQRPDIPGAELGKVSDDFFHLCSAPGQVAIVGGGYIAVELAGLLQALGSRVTLLVRGDRLLERFDAELTAQLAENLCHQGVKVHFNYRLRELRRDGDAVVAYGHDGPSDGHFDEVFFATGRRGNSAGLGLEALGIEVGDKGEVEVDEWQTTAVPSVHAVGDIAGKVGLTPVAIAAARKLMDRLFGGQPHAKMDYENVASVVFSHPALGAVGLSEEEARARFDDVRVYRSNFRPMLQALANGSQRSLFKLVCAGPEERVVGVHLLGEGADEILQGFAVAVKMGATKSCFDDTVAIHPTSAEEVVLMR, via the coding sequence ATGAGCATGCAATACGACTATGACCTGATCGTGCTGGGTGGCGGCTCCGGTGGGCTGGCGGCAGCGTTCCGCGCCGCACAGCATGGCTGCCGCGTGGCCATGCTCGAGCCGGGTGAACTCGGCGGCACCTGCGTCAACGTGGGCTGCGTGCCGAAGAAGGCCATGTGGCTGGCGGCCGATCTCTCCGGGCGCATCGGACTGGCGGCGGCGCTGGGTTTCGACGTGCCCACGCGCGCTGCATTGGACTGGAAGGAACTGGTGGTGCACCGGCAGGCGTACATCGCCAACATCCACGCCAGCTATCTCAAACGCCTCAACGAAAATGGCGTGGTGCGCGTGCCGCGCAAAGGCCGTCTGGTTGATGCGCACACCGTGGAATGCAGTGATGGCATCCGCATCAGCGGCGCACACATCCTGATCGCCACCGGTGCACACCCACAGCGTCCGGACATTCCGGGTGCAGAATTGGGCAAGGTGTCGGACGACTTCTTCCATCTGTGCAGCGCGCCGGGGCAGGTGGCGATCGTCGGCGGTGGTTACATTGCGGTGGAACTGGCAGGACTGCTGCAGGCGCTGGGCAGCCGGGTGACGTTGCTGGTTCGCGGCGATCGCCTGCTGGAGCGCTTCGACGCGGAGCTGACCGCGCAACTGGCCGAAAACCTGTGCCACCAGGGCGTCAAAGTGCATTTCAACTACCGCCTGCGGGAACTGCGTCGTGATGGCGACGCGGTGGTGGCCTACGGCCACGATGGCCCAAGCGACGGCCATTTCGACGAGGTGTTCTTCGCCACCGGTCGGCGCGGCAACAGTGCGGGCCTGGGACTGGAGGCGCTGGGCATCGAAGTCGGCGACAAGGGCGAGGTCGAGGTGGACGAGTGGCAGACCACGGCCGTGCCCAGTGTGCATGCCGTGGGCGATATTGCCGGCAAGGTCGGGCTGACGCCGGTAGCGATTGCCGCTGCGCGCAAGTTGATGGACCGCCTGTTCGGCGGCCAGCCACACGCAAAAATGGATTATGAGAACGTGGCCAGCGTGGTGTTCTCGCACCCGGCGCTGGGCGCGGTCGGGCTGAGCGAGGAAGAGGCGCGGGCGCGCTTTGATGATGTCCGCGTCTACCGCAGCAACTTCCGCCCGATGCTGCAGGCACTGGCCAACGGCAGCCAGCGCAGCCTGTTCAAACTGGTCTGCGCGGGCCCGGAAGAGCGCGTGGTCGGCGTGCACCTGCTCGGCGAGGGCGCGGACGAGATCCTGCAGGGCTTCGCCGTGGCGGTAAAAATGGGCGCAACCAAATCCTGCTTCGATGACACCGTCGCGATACATCCGACCAGCGCCGAAGAAGTCGTGTTGATGCGATGA
- a CDS encoding C40 family peptidase: MATSKAAHYPDIMLLTPVSRLTRLPAQLALIAALALLAACGGGKTTRPSPPPASAQNWPVVTPNNPQAANAVLMRAIGLVGTPYRYGGNTPESGFDCSGLVTYVYREMVDLKLPRTSRDLAAVQGPKIDPKRLAAGDLVFFGNRGNVFHVGIYVGEGRFVHAPSTGGTVRLDSLGGSYWKDHYTGAKRVLH; the protein is encoded by the coding sequence ATGGCGACTTCCAAGGCCGCGCATTATCCGGACATCATGCTGCTGACGCCAGTTTCGCGCTTGACCCGCCTGCCAGCCCAGCTGGCGCTGATCGCCGCTCTGGCCCTGCTGGCCGCCTGTGGTGGCGGTAAAACCACCCGCCCGTCCCCGCCGCCGGCGTCGGCACAGAACTGGCCGGTGGTCACTCCGAACAACCCGCAGGCCGCCAATGCGGTGCTGATGCGCGCCATCGGCCTGGTCGGCACCCCTTACCGCTACGGTGGCAACACGCCCGAATCCGGGTTCGACTGCAGCGGACTGGTCACCTACGTCTACCGCGAGATGGTCGACCTGAAGCTGCCGCGTACCTCGCGCGACCTGGCGGCGGTACAGGGCCCGAAGATCGATCCAAAGCGACTGGCGGCTGGCGATCTGGTGTTCTTTGGCAACCGCGGGAATGTCTTCCACGTGGGTATCTACGTGGGTGAAGGTCGCTTTGTGCACGCCCCGAGTACGGGCGGCACCGTCCGTCTGGACTCGCTCGGTGGGAGCTACTGGAAGGACCATTACACCGGCGCGAAACGGGTTCTACACTAA
- a CDS encoding rhomboid family intramembrane serine protease: MFPRLPTVTKALLIANAVLFLLQQPFLLGYGTFEPFMLQPLRSFDPFSPGGNFQPWQLLTYGFLHGNLMHLLFNMLALFMFGSPLEQTWGEKRFLIFYLVCVAGAGLCQLAVGAMMVDPAPVLGASGGVFGLLLAYGMLFPNQRVMLLFPPIPMKARTFVIVIGLTELVFGATSWQPGIAHFAHLGGMLFGWLLIRYWRGQPPFKRRPPGGGPPKRPNHLRSVK, translated from the coding sequence ATGTTTCCGCGACTGCCCACTGTCACCAAGGCCCTGCTGATCGCCAACGCGGTGCTGTTCCTGCTGCAGCAGCCGTTCCTGCTCGGCTACGGCACGTTCGAGCCGTTCATGCTGCAGCCGCTGCGCAGCTTCGATCCGTTCTCGCCCGGCGGTAACTTCCAGCCGTGGCAGTTGCTGACCTACGGGTTCCTGCACGGCAACCTGATGCACCTGCTGTTCAACATGCTGGCGCTCTTCATGTTCGGCTCGCCGCTGGAACAGACCTGGGGCGAGAAGCGCTTTCTGATTTTCTACCTGGTCTGCGTGGCCGGTGCCGGCCTGTGTCAGCTGGCGGTCGGCGCGATGATGGTCGACCCGGCTCCGGTTCTGGGTGCCTCGGGTGGTGTGTTTGGTCTGTTGTTGGCCTACGGCATGCTGTTCCCCAACCAGCGGGTGATGCTGCTGTTCCCACCGATTCCGATGAAGGCGCGTACCTTTGTGATCGTGATCGGCCTGACCGAACTGGTATTTGGTGCGACCAGCTGGCAGCCGGGCATCGCGCATTTCGCGCACCTGGGCGGCATGCTGTTCGGCTGGTTGTTGATCCGCTACTGGCGCGGCCAGCCACCGTTCAAGCGGCGTCCGCCGGGGGGCGGGCCGCCGAAGCGGCCCAATCATCTGCGCAGCGTCAAATGA
- a CDS encoding MGMT family protein produces MAARRTHGPLADSGDGAGAGRRTAGQPRTRVKPAAAAEEDTAAQARERILAVIRAIPRGQVMGYGQVAAKAGLPGRARLTARVLGMNDDPDLPWHRVLRSDGRIAMPEGSRGWREQNQRLRAEGVVMERGRVKHMPRSSADDLDAAVWGPG; encoded by the coding sequence ATGGCTGCTCGACGAACCCATGGGCCCCTGGCAGATTCTGGGGACGGCGCTGGTGCTGGTCGGCGTACTGCTGGTCAGCCGCGCACGCGCGTGAAGCCGGCTGCCGCGGCTGAAGAGGACACCGCCGCCCAGGCCCGCGAACGCATTCTGGCGGTTATCCGCGCCATTCCGCGCGGGCAGGTGATGGGCTATGGCCAGGTCGCGGCCAAGGCCGGCCTGCCCGGGCGTGCACGGCTGACCGCGCGCGTGCTGGGCATGAACGACGACCCGGACCTGCCCTGGCACCGGGTGCTGCGTTCGGACGGGCGCATCGCCATGCCGGAGGGCTCGCGCGGCTGGCGCGAGCAGAATCAGCGGCTGCGCGCCGAAGGCGTGGTGATGGAGCGGGGGCGGGTCAAGCACATGCCGCGTTCAAGTGCCGACGACCTTGATGCGGCGGTGTGGGGGCCGGGTTGA
- a CDS encoding DMT family transporter, with amino-acid sequence MTPVATSSPRIAASGIALAAIGAITASGKAVIVKLGYRHGVDATTLLALRMLMAFPLFALLAVWSARRAESLSWADRGRVLWLGFTGYYLSSLLDFQGLQYISVTLERLILYLNPTLVLLISLVLLKKKPGRWQLAALVLSYLGVLLAFGHDLQLEGGRILLGSALVFGSALSYALYLFGSGQVVARIGAIRLTAYASCVACVLCVLHFAVLHPLPALLQAPEPVYWLSLINATVCTVLPVAAIMLAVKRIGSSLAAQVGMLGPVSTIVMSLWLLDEPMGPWQILGTALVLVGVLLVSRARA; translated from the coding sequence ATGACCCCGGTCGCCACTTCTTCTCCGCGCATCGCCGCGTCCGGCATCGCGCTGGCCGCCATCGGCGCAATCACCGCGTCCGGCAAGGCGGTGATCGTCAAACTTGGCTACCGTCACGGCGTGGATGCGACCACGCTGCTGGCGCTGCGCATGTTGATGGCGTTTCCGCTGTTCGCGCTGCTGGCGGTGTGGTCGGCGCGTCGCGCCGAATCGTTGTCCTGGGCCGACCGTGGCCGCGTGCTGTGGCTGGGTTTCACCGGCTACTACCTGTCCAGCCTGCTGGACTTTCAGGGCCTGCAGTACATCAGTGTGACCCTTGAGCGGTTGATCCTGTATCTCAATCCCACCCTGGTGCTGCTGATCAGCCTGGTGCTGCTGAAGAAAAAGCCGGGGCGTTGGCAGCTGGCGGCGCTGGTGCTGAGCTACCTGGGCGTGCTGCTGGCCTTTGGCCATGATCTTCAACTGGAGGGTGGGCGCATTCTACTGGGCAGCGCGCTGGTGTTCGGCAGTGCGCTCAGTTATGCGCTATACCTGTTCGGTAGCGGGCAGGTGGTGGCGCGCATCGGTGCGATCCGGCTGACCGCGTATGCCAGTTGTGTGGCCTGCGTGTTGTGTGTTTTGCACTTCGCCGTGCTGCACCCGCTGCCGGCGTTGCTGCAAGCCCCCGAGCCGGTGTACTGGCTGTCGCTGATCAACGCGACGGTCTGCACCGTGCTGCCGGTGGCGGCGATCATGCTGGCGGTGAAGCGCATCGGCTCGTCCTTGGCCGCGCAGGTCGGTATGCTCGGCCCGGTATCCACCATCGTGATGAGTCTATGGCTGCTCGACGAACCCATGGGCCCCTGGCAGATTCTGGGGACGGCGCTGGTGCTGGTCGGCGTACTGCTGGTCAGCCGCGCACGCGCGTGA
- a CDS encoding sigma-54 interaction domain-containing protein — translation MAAVPEIPARCVIWFGQPLAAERTALAAAGWQVRGVATDGAVAIGMRGNDLVVGLLDLRSVAPSHLTHLQAVLDQHRHLRVLAILPAGAAAVHPQWQPLLACCTETFSAPLDVSRLVQRLQELGDEQQLQPPSGAQALIGESPALQVTRAALRKFAPVELPVLITGETGTGKELAAHALHALSSRHARPFLAVNCGAIPAALVQSELFGHERGAFTGAANRRLGLFETASGGTVFLDEIGDLPLDAQTNLLRVLQEGTIERVGSNQPLAVDVRVIAATHVDLEQAVERGQFRRDLFYRLNVLRLPLPALRDRGSDITLLAEHFLASFRQRHVTRARGFSSEALQAMQQFRWPGNVRELLNRVQRAAIVSEAELITVADLELEPEGIEVPQRLLHDVRQAAERDALLRALRQNDFNITACARTMQVSRVTVYRLCRKHQLALPELR, via the coding sequence ATGGCGGCAGTCCCTGAAATTCCGGCCCGGTGTGTGATCTGGTTTGGGCAACCCCTGGCAGCAGAGCGCACGGCCCTGGCCGCCGCAGGCTGGCAGGTCCGCGGCGTAGCGACCGACGGCGCTGTGGCCATCGGCATGCGCGGCAACGACCTGGTGGTCGGGCTGCTGGACCTGCGCAGCGTGGCTCCCTCTCACCTGACCCATCTGCAGGCGGTGCTGGACCAGCATCGGCACCTGCGGGTGCTGGCGATCCTGCCAGCGGGCGCAGCGGCGGTGCATCCGCAGTGGCAGCCGTTGCTGGCCTGCTGCACGGAAACCTTCAGCGCGCCGCTGGATGTTTCGCGGCTGGTGCAGCGGCTGCAGGAGCTGGGCGATGAACAGCAACTACAGCCGCCATCCGGGGCGCAGGCGCTGATTGGCGAAAGCCCGGCGCTGCAGGTCACCCGCGCGGCGCTGCGCAAATTCGCCCCGGTGGAACTGCCGGTGCTGATCACCGGCGAGACAGGCACCGGCAAGGAGCTGGCAGCGCACGCGCTGCATGCGTTGTCATCGCGGCATGCGCGACCGTTCCTGGCAGTGAACTGCGGTGCGATTCCGGCGGCGCTGGTGCAGTCGGAACTGTTCGGTCACGAGCGGGGTGCCTTTACCGGGGCGGCCAATCGCCGGCTGGGTCTGTTCGAAACGGCCAGTGGTGGCACGGTGTTCCTGGACGAGATCGGCGACCTGCCCCTGGACGCGCAGACCAATCTGCTGCGGGTGCTGCAGGAGGGCACGATCGAGCGGGTCGGCAGCAACCAGCCGTTGGCGGTTGACGTGCGGGTGATCGCGGCCACGCACGTGGATCTGGAACAGGCGGTGGAGCGCGGACAGTTCCGCCGCGACCTGTTCTATCGCCTGAACGTACTGCGCCTGCCTTTGCCGGCGCTGCGCGACCGGGGCAGCGACATCACCCTGCTGGCCGAGCACTTCCTTGCCAGCTTCCGCCAGCGCCACGTCACCCGCGCGCGCGGTTTCAGCAGCGAGGCGCTGCAGGCGATGCAGCAGTTCCGTTGGCCAGGCAATGTGCGCGAACTGCTGAACCGGGTGCAGCGCGCGGCGATCGTAAGCGAGGCCGAGCTGATCACGGTGGCCGACCTGGAACTGGAGCCGGAGGGCATCGAAGTGCCGCAGCGCCTACTGCACGATGTCCGCCAGGCTGCAGAGCGGGACGCGCTACTGCGTGCGCTGCGCCAGAACGATTTCAACATCACCGCCTGCGCCCGCACCATGCAGGTCTCCCGCGTCACCGTCTACCGCCTCTGCCGCAAACACCAGCTCGCCCTGCCGGAATTGCGCTGA
- a CDS encoding DUF418 domain-containing protein — protein sequence MARHYTPVPECPVNPVASSLQPVAVGDRIEVIDILRGVALLGILLMNMEALSGPLDLAFTGIDPHWQGADRWADALIYVLVQGKFFTLFSLLFGAGFAIMAQRAEAARRDFTPFYLRRSAGLLLIGLCHALLVWSGDILVLYALISLPLLAFREAPPRWLPVMGVITYLFASALMIGMGLLVGIAAQADSAMADAAAAGQRAIELQRQAYAHGSWTDAVLQRAHDLQVNLGGMLVVGPEVLGMFLIGAGFARSGALSDPERFPRLYRRLRWGAWPAGLVLMIISACWVPYVAPGTFSPASGFAYALSSVASLLMCLGYLAWIVHARAQLRVLAPIGRMALTQYILQSLVGTWVFYGYGLGAFESLPRLWQIPFALVLFALQVLFAHAWLRHFRFGPLEWVWRAMTYRRWPPLRRTAGTH from the coding sequence ATGGCGCGGCACTACACCCCGGTCCCAGAGTGCCCTGTGAATCCAGTCGCTTCTTCCCTGCAGCCGGTTGCCGTCGGCGACCGCATCGAGGTCATCGACATCCTGCGCGGGGTGGCCCTGCTGGGCATTCTGTTGATGAACATGGAGGCGCTGAGCGGTCCGCTGGACCTGGCCTTCACCGGTATCGACCCGCACTGGCAGGGCGCTGACCGCTGGGCGGACGCGTTGATCTATGTGCTGGTGCAGGGCAAGTTCTTCACCCTGTTCTCGCTGCTGTTCGGAGCCGGCTTCGCGATCATGGCGCAGCGCGCCGAAGCGGCACGGCGTGACTTCACTCCCTTTTACCTGCGACGCAGCGCCGGTCTGCTGCTGATCGGGCTGTGCCACGCCCTGCTGGTGTGGTCCGGTGACATCCTGGTGCTGTATGCGCTGATATCGCTGCCGTTGCTCGCGTTCCGGGAAGCGCCGCCGCGCTGGCTGCCGGTAATGGGCGTTATCACCTATCTGTTCGCCTCTGCCTTGATGATCGGCATGGGGCTGCTGGTCGGCATCGCTGCACAGGCGGACAGCGCCATGGCCGATGCCGCTGCCGCCGGGCAACGCGCGATCGAGCTGCAGCGGCAGGCGTATGCACACGGCAGTTGGACTGACGCGGTGCTGCAGCGAGCGCACGACCTGCAGGTCAACCTCGGCGGCATGCTGGTGGTGGGTCCGGAGGTGCTGGGCATGTTCCTGATCGGGGCCGGGTTTGCTCGCAGCGGTGCGCTCAGTGACCCGGAACGTTTTCCGCGTCTGTACCGCCGCCTGCGCTGGGGCGCGTGGCCGGCAGGGCTGGTGCTGATGATCATCAGCGCGTGCTGGGTGCCCTACGTCGCCCCGGGGACGTTCAGCCCGGCCAGCGGCTTCGCTTATGCGCTGTCATCGGTGGCCTCACTGCTGATGTGCCTCGGCTATCTGGCCTGGATCGTGCACGCCCGTGCGCAGCTGCGGGTACTGGCACCGATCGGACGCATGGCGCTGACCCAATACATCCTGCAGTCGCTGGTCGGTACCTGGGTGTTCTACGGTTATGGGCTGGGCGCGTTCGAAAGCCTGCCGCGGCTGTGGCAGATTCCCTTCGCGTTGGTGCTGTTCGCGCTGCAGGTACTGTTCGCACATGCCTGGCTGCGGCATTTCCGCTTTGGTCCGCTGGAGTGGGTGTGGCGTGCGATGACCTATAGGCGCTGGCCGCCGCTGCGTCGCACCGCTGGCACGCACTGA